One part of the Glycine soja cultivar W05 chromosome 11, ASM419377v2, whole genome shotgun sequence genome encodes these proteins:
- the LOC114375554 gene encoding probable protein phosphatase 2C 25 isoform X2 — protein MSCSVAVPTSPVFSFYNNNNVNSNSIPSTTPSCSSPPSSPLLKRRRPAKLDIPVASLAFGLSPAAAPSPARDAVVEVDGRGFSVFCKRGRRHHMEDRFSAAVDLHGQPKQAFFGIFDGHGGTKASEFAAHNLEKNVLDEVVRRDECDIKEAVKHGYLNTDSEFLKEDLNGGSCCVTALIRNGNLVVSNAGDCRAVISRGDMAEALTSDHKPSREDERDRIETQGGYVDVCRGVWRIQGSLAVSRGIGDRNLKQWVIAEPETKVIKIEPQHDLLILASDGLWEKQSGSSRYCSSFMCREQ, from the exons ATGTCTTGTTCCGTGGCAGTTCCAACTTCCCCCGTGTTCTCTTTCTATAACAACAACAACGTTAACTCTAATTCCATTCCCTCTACGACGCCGTCTTGCTCCTCTCCACCCTCCTCTCCCTTGTTGAAGAGAAGGAGGCCGGCCAAACTCGACATTCCCGTCGCTTCTCTCGCTTTTGGTCTCTCGCCGGCGGCGGCTCCATCTCCGGCGAGGGACGCCGTCGTGGAGGTCGACGGACGCGGGTTTTCCGTGTTCTGCAAACGAGGAAGGAGGCATCATATGGAGGATCGTTTCTCCGCTGCCGTTGATCTTCACGGTCAACCAAAACAg GCTTTTTTCGGGATATTTGATGGGCATGGGGGCACAAAGGCTTCGGAATTCGCTGCACATAACttagaaaaaaatgtgttgGACGAGGTGGTTAGGAGAGACGAATGTGACATTAAGGAGGCAGTGAAGCATGGTTACCTTAACACAGATTCTGAATTCTTGAAGGAGGATCTTAATGGTGGTTCTTGCTGTGTAACAGCATTGATTAGGAACGGTAACCTTGTTGTTTCCAATGCTGGTGATTGTCGTGCTGTGATTAGCAGAGGGGATATGGCTGAAGCCCTAACATCTGATCACAAGCCTTCTAGGGAAGATGAAAGGGACAGAATTGAGACTCAG GGTGGCTATGTTGATGTGTGCCGTGGTGTTTGGAGGATACAAGGGTCATTGGCTGTTTCTAGGGGAATTGGAGATAGAAACCTGAAACAATGGGTCATAGCAGAACCTGAGACCAAAGTTATCAAAATTGAGCCTCAGCATGACTTGTTGATCTTAGCTTCAGATGGATTATGGGAAAAG CAATCAGGAAGCAGTAGATATTGCTCGTCCTTTATGTGTAGGGAACAATAG
- the LOC114375554 gene encoding probable protein phosphatase 2C 25 isoform X1 translates to MSCSVAVPTSPVFSFYNNNNVNSNSIPSTTPSCSSPPSSPLLKRRRPAKLDIPVASLAFGLSPAAAPSPARDAVVEVDGRGFSVFCKRGRRHHMEDRFSAAVDLHGQPKQAFFGIFDGHGGTKASEFAAHNLEKNVLDEVVRRDECDIKEAVKHGYLNTDSEFLKEDLNGGSCCVTALIRNGNLVVSNAGDCRAVISRGDMAEALTSDHKPSREDERDRIETQGGYVDVCRGVWRIQGSLAVSRGIGDRNLKQWVIAEPETKVIKIEPQHDLLILASDGLWEKVSNQEAVDIARPLCVGNNRQQPLLACKKLVELSVSRGSLDDISVMIIKLQNYI, encoded by the exons ATGTCTTGTTCCGTGGCAGTTCCAACTTCCCCCGTGTTCTCTTTCTATAACAACAACAACGTTAACTCTAATTCCATTCCCTCTACGACGCCGTCTTGCTCCTCTCCACCCTCCTCTCCCTTGTTGAAGAGAAGGAGGCCGGCCAAACTCGACATTCCCGTCGCTTCTCTCGCTTTTGGTCTCTCGCCGGCGGCGGCTCCATCTCCGGCGAGGGACGCCGTCGTGGAGGTCGACGGACGCGGGTTTTCCGTGTTCTGCAAACGAGGAAGGAGGCATCATATGGAGGATCGTTTCTCCGCTGCCGTTGATCTTCACGGTCAACCAAAACAg GCTTTTTTCGGGATATTTGATGGGCATGGGGGCACAAAGGCTTCGGAATTCGCTGCACATAACttagaaaaaaatgtgttgGACGAGGTGGTTAGGAGAGACGAATGTGACATTAAGGAGGCAGTGAAGCATGGTTACCTTAACACAGATTCTGAATTCTTGAAGGAGGATCTTAATGGTGGTTCTTGCTGTGTAACAGCATTGATTAGGAACGGTAACCTTGTTGTTTCCAATGCTGGTGATTGTCGTGCTGTGATTAGCAGAGGGGATATGGCTGAAGCCCTAACATCTGATCACAAGCCTTCTAGGGAAGATGAAAGGGACAGAATTGAGACTCAG GGTGGCTATGTTGATGTGTGCCGTGGTGTTTGGAGGATACAAGGGTCATTGGCTGTTTCTAGGGGAATTGGAGATAGAAACCTGAAACAATGGGTCATAGCAGAACCTGAGACCAAAGTTATCAAAATTGAGCCTCAGCATGACTTGTTGATCTTAGCTTCAGATGGATTATGGGAAAAG GTTAGCAATCAGGAAGCAGTAGATATTGCTCGTCCTTTATGTGTAGGGAACAATAGACAACAACCATTGCTGGCTTGTAAGAAACTCGTGGAATTATCTGTGTCACGAGGCTCTCTGGATGACATAAGTGTTATGATTATCAAATTGCAAAACTATATTTGA
- the LOC114373094 gene encoding uncharacterized protein LOC114373094 — translation MNEGSVEELDVFENIDCSDAFNTCQVFATCDDVLHWARFVTYDIGFMAVIMRSDIGKRGRTSYVLIGCERSGKYRAYKKDLARTVTNSKKCGYPFKLRAKPVLGGEWWIVKLICGSHNHALANSFVGYPYVDRLTEDEKIIIGDMTKSMAKPKNILLTLKEHNTNNCTTMKQVYNARYAYRSSIRGSNSEMQRLMKFLEHDQYIH, via the exons atgAATGAAGGCAGTGTAGAAGAACTTGatgtatttgaaaatattgattgtTCTGATGCCTTCAATACTTGTCAG gtgtttgctacTTGTGATGACGTTTTGCATTGGGCTCGCTTTGTTACGTATGATATTGGTTTTATGGCGGTGATAATGAGATCAGATATTGGAAAGAGAGGAAGGACCTcatatgttttaattggttgtgagaGGAGTGGAAAATATAGGGCATACAAGAAAGATTTAGCACGAACAGTGACTAACAGTAAAAAATGTGGGTATCCCTTTAAGTTGCGAGCAAAACCAGTGTTGGGAGGTGAATGGTGGATAGTGAAGTTAATATGTGGGAGTCATAATCATGCATTAGCAAATTCATTTGTTGGATATCCATATGTTGATCGACTGACTGAGGATGAGAAgattattattggtgatatgacaaagtcaatggccAAACCAAAGAATATTCTTCTCactttgaaggagcacaatACCAACAATTGTACAACAATGAAGCAagtatacaatgcaagatatgCATACCGTTCTTCTATAAGAGGTAGTAATAGTGAAATGCAACGACTAATGAAGTTTCTTGAACAcgatcaatatattcattga